A stretch of Longibacter salinarum DNA encodes these proteins:
- a CDS encoding RHS repeat-associated core domain-containing protein, producing MNGYRYGARYYDVALARWAEMDPADEFHTPYTYVGGDPVNLVNPDGNASESPLDHIYFTLREDGSVGVEVVASSAAPTFHVVDASEGVPRKLDLSNRSDALLVGNIAQSSDALAGAIVRDGMEANDGQFVSNFVRAYQGAGNAQALDASIEYVKLMAEVYGTAATGGGYALGRRGAVAVGGKIGRLSAGANSVKQI from the coding sequence CTGAACGGATACCGCTATGGCGCGCGCTACTACGACGTGGCGCTGGCGCGGTGGGCCGAGATGGACCCGGCAGACGAGTTTCACACGCCATATACATATGTTGGCGGCGATCCCGTGAACCTGGTCAACCCGGATGGCAATGCGAGTGAATCGCCGCTGGATCATATCTATTTCACGCTGCGTGAAGATGGATCTGTTGGCGTCGAGGTCGTGGCGTCATCGGCGGCACCCACGTTCCACGTTGTGGATGCATCGGAAGGCGTACCGCGGAAGCTTGATCTTAGCAATCGGAGTGATGCACTACTCGTCGGCAATATTGCCCAAAGCAGCGATGCACTCGCTGGAGCGATTGTCCGGGATGGCATGGAAGCCAATGACGGCCAGTTCGTTTCGAATTTCGTGCGGGCGTATCAGGGTGCTGGAAATGCACAGGCGCTTGACGCATCCATTGAATACGTCAAGTTAATGGCTGAAGTATACGGCACTGCTGCCACAGGGGGAGGATATGCGCTCGGTCGCCGGGGAGCGGTCGCTGTCGGAGGGAAGATCGGTCGTTTGTCAGCGGGTGCAAACTCGGTGAAGCAGATATGA
- a CDS encoding diacylglycerol/lipid kinase family protein, which produces MNAQVILNTQTAKEAKETVSAWVDRHENVRLSITGRADDARAVVRDAIDNGMDRVIAAGGDGTLHLVASEVLNSAADNTDTPAVGLCPLGTGNDYARSIGCPDQPHDALDLALTGRVARVDVLRAETEDPDISPQWGVNAAAGGLSGKVDEVITREQKDRWGPLAFVLGAAEMMTDVPRYETVIRYSAEDGSEQEWHGTAVNVICANGRTVGGGMSVAPEACLTDGKMDLVVLRHGPMRKLAGAGTRLLAGRWDEHELIDTIRTSSVKIRSSPGLKFNVDGELWTDKAITVRVLSNALPIVPGADAPAL; this is translated from the coding sequence ATGAACGCTCAGGTCATTCTGAATACACAGACGGCGAAGGAGGCGAAGGAAACGGTCAGCGCATGGGTCGATCGCCATGAGAACGTTCGCCTTTCCATCACCGGGCGGGCGGACGATGCGCGCGCTGTCGTGCGAGACGCAATCGATAACGGAATGGACCGGGTGATCGCCGCGGGGGGAGATGGGACGCTCCATCTCGTCGCGAGCGAGGTACTGAATTCGGCGGCCGATAATACTGACACGCCTGCGGTGGGCTTATGTCCGCTGGGAACGGGGAACGACTACGCGCGAAGCATCGGATGCCCCGACCAGCCGCACGACGCCCTCGATCTGGCTCTAACCGGTCGGGTTGCACGCGTCGACGTGCTCCGTGCGGAGACGGAGGATCCGGACATCTCACCGCAGTGGGGTGTAAACGCAGCGGCGGGCGGCCTGAGTGGGAAGGTGGATGAGGTCATCACCCGGGAGCAGAAGGATCGGTGGGGACCGCTCGCGTTCGTGCTGGGGGCGGCGGAGATGATGACGGATGTGCCCCGATATGAAACGGTGATTCGGTATTCCGCCGAGGATGGATCGGAGCAAGAATGGCACGGTACGGCCGTGAACGTTATCTGCGCGAACGGTCGTACCGTCGGTGGCGGCATGTCTGTGGCCCCGGAAGCCTGCCTGACGGACGGAAAGATGGATCTTGTCGTGCTCCGCCACGGTCCGATGCGGAAACTGGCCGGGGCCGGGACGCGGTTGCTGGCCGGTCGTTGGGATGAGCACGAGTTGATCGATACGATCCGGACGTCCAGTGTCAAAATACGGTCGTCTCCCGGACTCAAGTTTAACGTCGACGGGGAGCTGTGGACCGATAAAGCGATTACGGTTCGTGTCCTCTCCAACGCGCTGCCAATCGTTCCCGGTGCGGATGCGCCTGCACTGTAG
- the mutS gene encoding DNA mismatch repair protein MutS translates to MSSSTSKTSKKRGRTPLMRQYYDIKRKQPKAVLLFRMGDFYETFEEDAHTVSRILGITLTSRNNGKADDIPMAGFPHHSLDSHLPKLIRAGLRVAICEQVEDASESTGSVVDRAVVEVVTPGVSFHEELLNPKQSNFLAGVHFGTGRDSDLVGFSFVDATTGEFAVAEAHIRDLESLIQTVAPSELIVDKRRKGRLEEALRSTPFTVTTQEDWVFGEDFAQETLLDHFGTHSMKGFGVDDMELGLVAAGAVLHYLGETQKGKLPHVQRLQRYSNEEHIALDAQTKRNLELVSTVQDGGRDGTLVDILDQTETPMGGRKLRAWLVRPLRRVDQIHWRLEAVDTLVDDRDLREDLREELSHMGDLERLAGKIATARATPRDLVAVKRSLQRIPNLTELLDQVDSSTLSDVADELTACPAVVQKIDDALVDEPPAKIAEGGLIREGYDEELDELRAIAHDGKAWMSELEAQESERANIPSLKVGFNKVFGYYLEVTNTHKDKVPEDYIRKQTLKNSERYITPELKEMEEKILTAEEKIETLEVRLFQELRDTIAEETGVLQSNAARLAELDVFTALADVAVSHDYVCPDVNDSLSIEAEDGRHPVVEQTLPTGERFIPNDVHLNPDDDQILIITGPNMAGKSVALRQVGLIVLLAQIGSFVPARSASIGVVDRIFTRVGASDNLAAGESTFLVEMNETANILNNATARSLILLDEVGRGTSTFDGLSIAWALVEYLHERPEVAARTLFATHYHELNAMANRLERVRNYRIQVTEHEGEIIFMRKLVPGGADHSYGIEVARMAGLPSPVINRAREILVHLESQDLEVHRDADGQPASGDGVSAKKADADAVPSLEDSRANQMNLFSQPDPVAEELKETLRDVDPDRMTPIEALMKLNELRQLLDS, encoded by the coding sequence ATGAGTTCTTCCACCTCCAAGACGTCCAAGAAGCGCGGTCGCACGCCGCTGATGCGTCAGTACTACGACATCAAACGGAAGCAGCCGAAGGCGGTGCTTCTGTTTCGAATGGGCGACTTCTACGAGACGTTTGAGGAGGACGCGCACACGGTAAGTCGCATCCTCGGCATCACGCTGACGTCGCGGAATAACGGGAAGGCGGACGACATCCCGATGGCGGGCTTCCCGCATCATTCGCTGGACTCGCATCTCCCGAAGCTGATCCGCGCGGGCCTTCGCGTCGCGATCTGCGAGCAGGTGGAAGACGCGTCCGAATCGACCGGCTCCGTCGTGGATCGGGCCGTCGTCGAAGTCGTGACCCCGGGCGTATCGTTTCACGAGGAGCTGCTGAACCCCAAGCAGTCCAACTTTCTCGCCGGCGTTCATTTCGGGACCGGCCGCGACTCCGACCTCGTGGGCTTCTCGTTCGTTGATGCGACGACGGGCGAGTTCGCTGTCGCCGAGGCGCATATCCGCGATCTGGAGAGCCTGATTCAGACCGTCGCGCCATCGGAGCTGATTGTGGACAAGCGGCGCAAAGGTCGGCTCGAGGAGGCGCTTCGCAGCACGCCCTTCACGGTGACGACGCAGGAAGACTGGGTCTTCGGCGAGGACTTCGCACAGGAGACGCTCCTCGACCATTTCGGCACGCACTCGATGAAGGGGTTCGGCGTCGATGACATGGAGCTCGGCCTTGTGGCCGCGGGCGCCGTTCTGCATTATCTCGGCGAGACGCAGAAAGGAAAACTTCCGCACGTCCAGCGGCTCCAGCGCTACTCGAACGAGGAGCACATCGCGCTCGACGCACAGACGAAGCGGAATCTGGAGCTCGTCTCGACCGTTCAGGACGGCGGTCGCGACGGCACGCTGGTCGATATTCTCGATCAGACGGAGACACCGATGGGCGGCCGGAAGCTCCGGGCATGGTTGGTCCGCCCGCTACGGCGCGTGGATCAAATTCATTGGCGCCTGGAAGCCGTCGATACCCTCGTTGACGACCGCGACCTTCGGGAAGACCTGCGCGAGGAATTGTCGCACATGGGCGACCTGGAGCGCCTGGCGGGCAAGATCGCGACGGCCCGCGCGACGCCGCGAGACCTCGTGGCCGTGAAGCGCAGCCTCCAGCGTATTCCCAATCTGACGGAGTTGCTGGATCAGGTTGATAGCTCGACGCTGTCCGATGTGGCAGATGAGTTAACCGCGTGCCCGGCCGTTGTGCAGAAGATCGACGACGCGCTGGTGGACGAGCCGCCGGCGAAGATCGCCGAGGGTGGTCTCATTCGCGAGGGATACGACGAGGAACTGGACGAGCTTCGCGCCATCGCGCACGACGGAAAGGCGTGGATGAGCGAACTGGAGGCCCAGGAGAGCGAGCGGGCAAACATTCCGTCGCTCAAGGTCGGCTTCAACAAGGTCTTCGGCTACTATCTGGAGGTCACCAACACGCACAAGGACAAGGTGCCCGAGGACTACATACGGAAGCAGACGCTGAAGAACTCCGAGCGCTACATCACGCCGGAGCTGAAGGAGATGGAGGAGAAGATCCTCACGGCGGAGGAGAAGATCGAAACGCTGGAGGTGCGGCTCTTTCAGGAGCTTCGCGACACGATCGCGGAGGAGACGGGCGTGCTGCAGTCCAACGCGGCGCGGCTTGCCGAACTCGACGTGTTCACCGCGCTCGCCGATGTCGCCGTATCGCACGACTACGTGTGCCCGGACGTCAACGACTCGCTGTCGATCGAGGCCGAGGACGGCCGGCACCCGGTCGTCGAACAGACCTTGCCTACGGGTGAACGCTTCATCCCCAACGACGTCCACCTCAACCCGGACGACGACCAGATCCTGATCATCACCGGGCCGAACATGGCCGGGAAAAGCGTGGCGCTCCGTCAGGTTGGCCTGATCGTATTGCTCGCGCAGATCGGATCGTTTGTGCCGGCGCGGTCGGCATCAATCGGCGTCGTGGACCGCATCTTTACGCGCGTTGGGGCCAGCGACAACCTCGCGGCGGGAGAGAGCACGTTCCTTGTCGAGATGAACGAGACCGCCAACATTCTCAACAACGCGACCGCTCGTTCCCTCATCCTGCTGGACGAGGTCGGGCGCGGGACATCGACGTTCGACGGACTCTCTATCGCCTGGGCGCTGGTGGAGTACCTGCACGAGCGTCCGGAGGTGGCCGCGCGGACGCTGTTCGCGACGCACTACCACGAGCTGAACGCGATGGCGAATCGGCTCGAGCGCGTCCGAAACTACCGGATCCAGGTCACCGAGCACGAGGGGGAAATCATCTTCATGCGAAAGCTCGTGCCGGGCGGAGCCGATCACTCCTACGGCATCGAGGTCGCGCGCATGGCCGGTCTTCCGTCTCCGGTCATCAACCGAGCCCGGGAGATTCTGGTGCATCTGGAAAGCCAGGACCTGGAGGTGCACAGAGACGCGGACGGACAACCGGCATCCGGCGACGGTGTGTCGGCGAAGAAAGCCGATGCGGACGCCGTGCCGTCCCTCGAAGACAGCCGGGCGAATCAGATGAACCTGTTCTCGCAACCGGATCCTGTGGCAGAGGAGTTGAAAGAGACGCTTCGTGATGTCGATCCGGACCGGATGACGCCGATCGAGGCGCTGATGAAACTCAACGAACTCCGGCAGCTTCTCGACTCGTAG
- a CDS encoding alpha/beta hydrolase, with translation MPSQRTFLIGLVLVLAIGVAAAAFAGCTTIRINETDVFLPKPSITPASFTNERVQLTEYSVPSDTVDLDAWYFEQPGARGTVLFFGGNGFYLVQSKGYVEALTSFPLNVLMFDYRGYGNSGGEPAVQAFKKDASRMYSFAVDSLKVNPQRLIVHGHSLGTFMATHTAQNHPVSGVVLENPATNVEDWIDGLAPWFVRLFIDFEIAESLRGESNLNVVQDLSVPLLLLAGEEDQVTRPEMARSLYEEAMSTQKNLVIVDSMGHNRLYVDDRYTSAYQDFLDAVLSDSLADVTSPMP, from the coding sequence ATGCCATCACAGCGCACATTCCTGATCGGACTTGTCCTCGTTCTCGCCATTGGCGTCGCGGCTGCAGCTTTTGCAGGATGCACCACGATCCGGATTAACGAAACCGATGTTTTTCTGCCGAAGCCATCGATTACGCCGGCTTCGTTTACGAACGAGAGGGTCCAGCTTACCGAATACAGTGTACCGAGTGATACCGTCGACCTGGATGCGTGGTATTTCGAACAGCCGGGTGCGCGCGGTACGGTCTTATTTTTTGGCGGAAATGGGTTCTACCTCGTCCAGTCGAAAGGGTATGTCGAAGCCTTGACGAGTTTTCCTCTCAACGTCCTGATGTTTGATTACCGTGGGTACGGAAATAGCGGCGGAGAACCGGCCGTTCAGGCGTTCAAGAAGGACGCGTCACGGATGTATTCGTTTGCCGTCGATTCCCTGAAGGTCAATCCGCAGCGTCTGATTGTCCACGGGCACTCGTTGGGCACGTTCATGGCGACGCACACGGCGCAGAATCACCCGGTCTCGGGCGTGGTGCTCGAAAACCCCGCGACCAACGTTGAGGATTGGATTGATGGATTGGCGCCCTGGTTCGTCCGCCTCTTCATCGACTTCGAGATTGCAGAGTCGCTGCGAGGTGAGAGCAACCTGAACGTCGTTCAAGATCTGAGCGTCCCACTTCTCCTGTTGGCGGGAGAGGAAGACCAGGTGACGCGTCCAGAGATGGCTCGATCCCTGTACGAGGAAGCTATGTCCACGCAGAAGAACCTCGTTATTGTCGACAGTATGGGGCACAACCGCCTGTATGTCGACGATCGATACACGTCGGCCTATCAAGATTTCCTTGACGCAGTGCTGTCCGACTCACTCGCCGATGTGACATCGCCAATGCCATAA
- a CDS encoding potassium channel beta subunit family protein, with amino-acid sequence MQYRRLGRSGLQVSALSFGSWVTFGDQIDVDRAAECMQVAYEHGVNFFDNAEAYANGKSELMMGEIFHSKGWKRSDLVVSTKIFWGGDGPNDRGLSRKHVLEGTYAALDRLQMDYVDLVFCHRPDLHTPVEETVRAMSYLVEQGYAMYWGTSEWSAEQIRHAHGIARQYNLVPPTMEQPQYNMFHRDRVESEYAPLYHDVGLGTTIWSPLASGLLTGKYNDGIPEDSRLATAGYEWLKDQVLIEERIEKVRKLSDIADQVDASMAQLALAWCLTNDDVSTVITGASRPEQVEENMQAIEVADRLTDTHIDSIEAILDNRPAEKRDWRDN; translated from the coding sequence ATGCAATATCGCAGACTCGGACGCTCCGGGCTCCAGGTTTCCGCTCTTTCCTTCGGCTCGTGGGTCACGTTCGGCGACCAGATCGACGTGGATCGTGCCGCGGAATGCATGCAGGTCGCGTACGAACATGGCGTCAACTTTTTCGACAACGCTGAAGCATACGCGAATGGGAAGTCAGAATTGATGATGGGCGAGATCTTCCACTCGAAAGGTTGGAAGCGCTCGGACCTGGTTGTCTCCACAAAGATCTTCTGGGGCGGAGACGGACCGAACGATCGCGGCCTGTCCCGCAAGCACGTTCTTGAGGGAACGTACGCGGCCCTCGACCGCCTCCAGATGGATTACGTCGACCTCGTGTTCTGCCACCGCCCGGACCTTCACACGCCTGTGGAGGAAACGGTCCGCGCGATGAGTTACCTCGTCGAGCAGGGGTACGCGATGTACTGGGGAACGAGCGAATGGAGCGCGGAGCAGATCCGGCATGCGCACGGCATCGCCCGGCAGTACAACCTCGTGCCGCCGACGATGGAGCAGCCGCAGTACAACATGTTTCACCGGGATCGGGTCGAATCAGAATATGCGCCGCTGTACCACGATGTTGGGCTTGGAACGACAATCTGGAGCCCGCTCGCGAGTGGACTTCTGACCGGGAAGTATAACGACGGCATCCCCGAAGACAGCCGCCTCGCCACGGCGGGCTACGAGTGGCTGAAAGATCAGGTACTCATCGAGGAGCGCATCGAGAAGGTTCGAAAGCTCAGCGACATCGCCGATCAGGTCGATGCATCGATGGCCCAGCTTGCTCTGGCCTGGTGCCTCACAAATGACGACGTCAGCACGGTCATCACCGGCGCGTCCCGTCCCGAGCAGGTGGAGGAAAATATGCAGGCAATCGAGGTGGCAGACCGGCTCACCGACACGCATATCGACTCGATCGAAGCCATTCTCGACAACCGCCCGGCTGAGAAGCGCGACTGGCGCGACAACTAA
- a CDS encoding phosphoglycerate dehydrogenase → MTILVADNIASVGLEALEEAGHHVVDDASLNGDALVEALGREQPNILIVRSTKVTPEALDASPALSLIVRAGAGYDTIDVEGASARGIYVANCPGKNSVAVAELTIGLIVSIDRRIPDNVADARDGKWNKKTYAKAEGLKGQTIGVVGLGNIGEEVVRRAQAFDLDVVAWSRSLTPERAEDMGIGYCESAVDVARSASIVTLHVASTPETKHLADRSFFEALPKGSIFINTTRAAVVDEDALKWALEERGLRAGLDVFHGEPAVKQGSFESELAGHPNVYITHHIGASTQQAQDATALEAARVANTFSVTGDVPNCVNLASQSPATHQITVRHLDEVGVLARVLDEMSKADWNIQEMENEIFSGAKAAVATMRFNGDATDDVAERIEQQEKVLAVSVIEL, encoded by the coding sequence ATGACGATTCTTGTTGCGGACAATATCGCTTCGGTCGGACTCGAAGCGCTGGAAGAAGCCGGGCACCATGTCGTAGATGACGCCTCTCTGAACGGCGATGCGCTGGTCGAGGCGCTCGGTCGCGAGCAGCCCAACATCCTGATCGTCCGCTCCACCAAAGTGACGCCGGAGGCCCTGGACGCCAGCCCGGCTCTGTCGCTCATCGTCCGTGCAGGCGCCGGGTACGACACGATCGACGTGGAAGGCGCCTCGGCTCGCGGCATCTACGTCGCGAACTGCCCCGGCAAAAACTCGGTTGCCGTCGCGGAGCTCACGATAGGACTGATCGTCTCGATCGACCGCCGAATTCCCGACAACGTGGCGGATGCGCGCGACGGGAAGTGGAATAAGAAGACGTACGCGAAGGCGGAGGGACTGAAGGGGCAAACGATCGGCGTCGTCGGGCTTGGCAATATCGGAGAAGAAGTCGTCCGCCGGGCGCAGGCCTTTGATCTGGACGTCGTCGCGTGGAGCCGGTCGCTCACGCCCGAGCGCGCCGAGGACATGGGCATTGGCTACTGCGAGTCGGCCGTCGATGTGGCGCGAAGCGCGAGCATCGTAACCCTGCACGTGGCTTCGACGCCCGAGACGAAGCACCTCGCCGACCGGAGCTTCTTCGAGGCGCTTCCGAAAGGCTCGATCTTCATCAACACGACGCGTGCTGCGGTCGTGGACGAGGACGCCCTGAAGTGGGCGCTGGAAGAACGAGGACTGCGCGCCGGACTCGACGTTTTCCATGGCGAGCCGGCGGTGAAGCAGGGATCATTCGAGAGCGAGCTTGCGGGGCACCCGAACGTGTACATTACGCATCACATCGGCGCCTCGACCCAGCAGGCCCAGGATGCGACGGCACTCGAAGCCGCGCGCGTCGCCAACACGTTTAGTGTTACGGGCGATGTACCCAACTGCGTCAACCTCGCCAGCCAGAGCCCCGCGACGCACCAGATTACGGTCCGCCACCTGGACGAGGTCGGCGTTCTCGCACGCGTGCTCGACGAAATGAGCAAGGCCGACTGGAATATTCAGGAGATGGAGAACGAAATTTTTTCCGGTGCAAAGGCCGCCGTCGCCACGATGCGGTTCAACGGCGACGCCACCGACGATGTCGCCGAGCGCATCGAGCAGCAGGAGAAGGTGCTAGCCGTCTCCGTGATCGAGCTGTAA
- a CDS encoding DUF1015 domain-containing protein, with the protein MATLHPFRAVRPDSAHVEEIASVPYDVINTEEARELAEGKPKSFLHVIRPEIDLEKGIDEHDDAVYAQGAENLRAFVEDEDTVREESPSVYVYRLIMDGREQTGIFGCVSVADYDDEVILKHEKTRPVKEDDRTRHIVEQKAHAEPVMLTFRDDDAVESQMRSAMENDPLYDFEAEDGVRHTIWRVAEPEGLVDAFDSVPNLYVADGHHRCKAASRAAEHYRDGDTALDAPDAPEYEFFPAVLFPMGMMHIMAYNRVVFDLPVSPAEFLDQLDDKYGVERNVDNPVPQDKGTVCLYLDGAWHRMALPESEGDRSVDQLDVARLSEFVLEPMLDITDPRRDANIDFVGGIRGTDELEDRVENGRASLAVSMYPTAIEELLDVSDEGDLMPPKSTWFEPKLRSGLLVHDFADDV; encoded by the coding sequence ATGGCTACGCTTCACCCGTTTCGCGCTGTTCGACCTGATTCCGCACATGTTGAGGAAATCGCCTCGGTCCCGTACGACGTCATTAATACGGAGGAAGCCCGCGAGCTCGCGGAGGGAAAGCCGAAGAGTTTTCTCCACGTAATCCGTCCGGAAATCGACCTGGAGAAAGGGATCGACGAGCACGATGATGCCGTGTACGCCCAGGGCGCGGAGAACCTGCGCGCGTTCGTGGAGGACGAAGACACCGTGCGAGAAGAGTCGCCGTCCGTCTACGTCTATCGTCTAATTATGGACGGGCGCGAGCAGACGGGCATCTTCGGGTGTGTCTCGGTAGCGGACTACGACGACGAGGTCATTCTTAAGCACGAGAAAACGCGTCCGGTCAAAGAAGATGACCGCACGCGTCACATTGTCGAGCAGAAGGCGCACGCCGAACCGGTGATGCTGACGTTCCGCGACGACGACGCCGTGGAATCGCAGATGCGCTCGGCCATGGAGAACGACCCGCTGTACGACTTCGAGGCAGAGGATGGCGTCCGGCACACGATCTGGCGCGTGGCCGAGCCGGAAGGGCTGGTCGATGCGTTCGATTCCGTCCCCAACCTGTATGTTGCTGACGGTCACCACCGCTGCAAAGCCGCAAGCCGTGCGGCCGAGCACTATCGTGATGGAGATACGGCACTGGATGCTCCCGACGCGCCGGAATACGAGTTCTTCCCGGCCGTGCTCTTCCCGATGGGGATGATGCACATCATGGCGTACAACCGCGTCGTCTTCGACCTGCCCGTCTCGCCGGCCGAGTTTCTCGACCAGCTGGACGACAAATACGGCGTCGAGCGAAACGTCGATAACCCTGTGCCGCAGGACAAGGGGACGGTGTGCCTGTACCTCGACGGCGCCTGGCACCGCATGGCGCTGCCGGAATCGGAAGGAGACCGCTCCGTCGACCAGCTGGACGTTGCCCGGCTGTCGGAGTTCGTCCTGGAGCCGATGCTCGACATCACGGATCCGCGTCGCGACGCCAACATCGACTTCGTCGGTGGCATCCGTGGGACCGACGAGCTCGAAGACCGCGTCGAAAACGGGCGGGCCTCGTTGGCTGTGTCGATGTACCCGACCGCCATCGAGGAGCTTCTCGACGTGTCGGATGAGGGCGACCTGATGCCGCCGAAGTCGACCTGGTTCGAGCCGAAGCTGCGCTCCGGGCTGCTCGTGCACGACTTTGCCGACGACGTGTAA
- a CDS encoding ZIP family metal transporter: MIEGASAWFAVQSPMLQALLAGLFTWTVTALGASVVFFTESVNRRFLDAMMGFAAGVMIAASFWSLLAPSIDMAEAQGIPTWLPATVGFLLGGVFLRLADAILPHLHVGAEMHEAEGMQTSWRRATLLVLAITLHNIPEGLAVGVTFGAAALQMDVATGATLAAAVALAIGIGLQNFPEGIAVSMPLRGEGVTPLKSFWYGQMSGFVEPVSAVLGAFAVVSVRPLLPYALSFAAGAMIFVVVEELIPESQRHGNTDLATMGAMGGFAVMMLLDVALG, from the coding sequence ATGATCGAAGGCGCCTCCGCCTGGTTCGCTGTCCAATCTCCGATGCTTCAGGCCCTTCTCGCCGGGCTGTTTACCTGGACCGTGACCGCCCTCGGCGCATCAGTCGTGTTTTTCACTGAGTCGGTCAATCGCCGGTTCCTAGATGCGATGATGGGGTTTGCCGCTGGCGTCATGATTGCGGCGAGTTTCTGGTCGCTTCTTGCCCCATCGATCGATATGGCGGAGGCCCAGGGCATACCGACGTGGCTACCCGCCACCGTCGGATTCCTCCTTGGCGGCGTGTTTCTGCGCCTCGCGGACGCGATTCTACCTCACCTCCACGTCGGCGCTGAAATGCACGAAGCGGAAGGCATGCAGACGTCTTGGCGACGGGCGACGCTTCTGGTTCTCGCCATCACGCTCCACAACATTCCTGAAGGTCTGGCTGTGGGCGTGACATTCGGCGCTGCAGCACTTCAAATGGATGTGGCTACCGGGGCAACTCTTGCGGCCGCTGTCGCGCTGGCGATCGGGATCGGCCTGCAAAACTTCCCGGAGGGGATTGCGGTGTCGATGCCGCTCCGCGGCGAAGGCGTTACGCCTCTAAAAAGCTTCTGGTACGGACAAATGTCTGGGTTCGTCGAACCCGTTTCGGCCGTGCTCGGCGCATTTGCTGTTGTCTCCGTTCGCCCCCTCCTTCCGTACGCTCTGTCGTTCGCAGCGGGGGCGATGATTTTTGTGGTCGTGGAGGAGCTCATCCCCGAATCGCAGCGTCACGGGAACACCGACCTGGCTACGATGGGAGCGATGGGCGGCTTCGCGGTCATGATGCTTCTCGACGTGGCCCTCGGTTAA
- a CDS encoding gamma carbonic anhydrase family protein, whose amino-acid sequence MIRSFLGKSPQYDETNYIAETAVVIGDVTLGRSASIWHNCTLRGDVNWIRIGDESNIQDNTVVHVTHGTAPTEIGDRVTVGHGAIIHGCTIEDEVLIGMGATVMDHALIGTNSIVGAGALVTGGTKIPPRSMVLGSPAKVVRELTDAEVASIGQYADNYVRYSAVHDGRETPEENPWYQEGAPRQESS is encoded by the coding sequence ATGATCCGGTCCTTTCTCGGAAAATCGCCGCAGTACGACGAGACGAACTACATCGCCGAGACGGCCGTCGTCATTGGCGACGTTACGCTCGGCAGGAGCGCGAGCATCTGGCATAACTGCACGCTTCGCGGCGACGTCAACTGGATTCGTATTGGTGATGAGTCAAATATCCAGGACAACACCGTCGTGCACGTCACGCACGGCACGGCGCCGACGGAGATCGGCGACCGCGTCACAGTGGGGCATGGCGCGATCATCCACGGCTGCACCATCGAAGACGAGGTACTCATCGGGATGGGCGCCACCGTTATGGATCACGCCTTGATCGGAACGAACAGCATCGTGGGGGCCGGCGCGCTCGTAACGGGCGGCACGAAAATCCCTCCGCGATCAATGGTTCTCGGGAGCCCGGCAAAGGTCGTTCGCGAGCTCACGGATGCAGAGGTCGCCTCGATCGGTCAGTATGCCGATAACTACGTGCGGTACAGCGCCGTCCACGACGGGCGGGAGACGCCGGAGGAGAATCCGTGGTACCAGGAGGGAGCGCCGCGCCAGGAGTCATCGTGA
- a CDS encoding SixA phosphatase family protein, whose product MRVLFLQRHAQAESGAAYTTDHERELTDGGRRDAEAMGRHMAGIGQFPAHIVSSSAVRTRETCEWMSRGANLNDIEVAATERLYQATPDAVMDEIRSLNGGYGNVLMVGHQPAWGAVIQRLTGAQVDMRTGAVACIQLSVRTWSKVKSRSGRLVWFMPPMAVRGNGL is encoded by the coding sequence ATGCGCGTTCTTTTCTTACAGCGACATGCCCAGGCCGAAAGCGGGGCTGCCTACACGACCGATCATGAGCGCGAACTTACGGATGGGGGGCGTCGCGATGCAGAGGCGATGGGGCGGCACATGGCAGGCATCGGGCAATTTCCAGCACATATCGTCTCCTCGTCCGCAGTGCGAACCCGGGAAACGTGCGAATGGATGTCGCGTGGGGCGAACCTTAACGACATCGAAGTGGCGGCGACGGAGCGGTTGTACCAGGCAACGCCGGATGCCGTGATGGATGAAATCCGTAGCCTGAACGGAGGCTACGGGAACGTCCTGATGGTCGGCCACCAGCCCGCATGGGGAGCGGTGATACAGCGTTTAACGGGTGCGCAGGTCGACATGCGGACCGGCGCCGTCGCATGTATTCAGCTATCGGTTCGGACGTGGTCAAAGGTGAAATCGAGGAGCGGACGCCTGGTCTGGTTCATGCCTCCCATGGCCGTGCGTGGGAACGGCCTCTAG
- a CDS encoding RHS repeat-associated core domain-containing protein gives MAEEFGLNWYQYGTRYYDASLARWVEMDPADKFHTPYTYVGGIQ, from the coding sequence CTGGCTGAAGAGTTCGGGCTCAACTGGTACCAATACGGGACGCGCTACTACGACGCGTCCCTGGCACGGTGGGTCGAGATGGACCCGGCAGACAAATTCCACACGCCGTACACGTACGTTGGGGGGATCCAGTGA